The Alphaproteobacteria bacterium genome has a window encoding:
- a CDS encoding MBL fold metallo-hydrolase → MLRTLSQSLLAVSATVLIFAVAPATKAQDVKREITNMAGDLYRFQNKFHFSVFLVTPDGVIATDPINAEAAAWLKDEIAKRFQAEVKYVIYSHDHADHSSGGEVFAPTATFIAHDNARKTILGEGRPTPVPDISFSDSMTIELGGKVVELTYVGRNHSDNMIVMSFPAERALFAVDFIPIRTLAFRDLPDGYVPDWIDSLRTVETMDFDILIPGHGPVGSKADVTAFREYMTDLTDAVLTAMRDGQSLDEMKQSIKLDKYKDWGQYEAWLPMNIEGAYNRMVLHHRGN, encoded by the coding sequence ATGCTGCGCACTTTGTCCCAATCCCTTCTAGCCGTTAGTGCGACCGTTCTCATATTCGCCGTGGCGCCGGCCACTAAAGCGCAGGACGTTAAGCGCGAAATCACCAACATGGCCGGCGATCTTTATCGCTTTCAGAATAAATTTCATTTCTCCGTCTTTCTGGTCACGCCGGATGGCGTGATCGCGACCGATCCGATCAATGCGGAGGCGGCGGCCTGGTTGAAAGACGAAATCGCTAAGCGCTTTCAGGCCGAGGTCAAGTACGTGATCTACAGCCACGATCATGCCGATCACAGTTCCGGCGGCGAGGTCTTTGCGCCGACGGCGACCTTTATCGCCCACGACAATGCGCGGAAAACCATCCTTGGCGAAGGCCGGCCGACGCCGGTGCCCGACATCTCCTTTTCCGACTCGATGACCATCGAATTGGGCGGCAAGGTGGTCGAGCTCACCTATGTCGGACGCAATCACTCGGACAACATGATCGTCATGAGTTTTCCGGCGGAACGCGCCCTATTCGCGGTCGACTTCATTCCAATACGGACACTCGCTTTTCGCGATCTGCCTGATGGCTATGTTCCGGACTGGATCGACTCCTTGCGAACGGTCGAGACGATGGATTTCGATATTTTGATCCCCGGACACGGGCCGGTCGGCAGCAAGGCAGACGTGACCGCCTTTCGTGAGTATATGACCGATCTAACCGACGCCGTATTAACCGCGATGCGGGACGGACAGTCTCTCGATGAGATGAAGCAGTCGATCAAGCTCGACAAGTACAAGGATTGGGGGCAGTACGAGGCGTGGTTGCCGATGAATATCGAGGGTGCCTATAACCGCATGGTCCTGCATCACCGCGGCAATTGA
- a CDS encoding alpha/beta hydrolase has translation MFEGFDERRIKTSDADLYVRLGGAGPPLLLLHGYPQTHVAWHLVAPRLMEDFTLVVPDLRGYGASRGPAPDPDHINYSKRAMAQDMVAVMESLGHRRFRVAGHDRGGRVGYRLCLDHPDRAERFAAIDIIPTLDVWDEMDADKALATYHWQFLAVPPPVPERLIGNDPAFYITHLLDRWAGRPNALAADAVATYIQQFHDPAVVAATCADYRAGATVDRRHDLADREAGRRIACPVLVVWGRGYLGDKAASPAGTWRRWADHVEEVVLDCGHFVAEEAPTQCAEALKKFFA, from the coding sequence ATGTTCGAAGGCTTCGATGAGCGCCGGATCAAGACCAGCGATGCCGATCTGTACGTAAGGCTCGGGGGCGCCGGGCCGCCCCTGCTTCTCCTGCACGGATATCCGCAGACCCATGTCGCATGGCACTTGGTGGCGCCGCGCTTGATGGAGGATTTTACATTGGTCGTCCCGGATCTCCGCGGCTATGGCGCAAGCCGTGGGCCGGCGCCCGATCCCGACCATATCAACTATTCGAAACGGGCGATGGCGCAGGACATGGTTGCGGTGATGGAGTCGCTGGGGCACCGGCGGTTCCGGGTCGCCGGACACGATCGCGGCGGACGCGTCGGCTACCGGTTGTGCCTCGACCATCCCGACCGGGCCGAGCGGTTCGCAGCCATCGATATCATTCCGACCCTCGACGTGTGGGATGAAATGGACGCCGACAAGGCGCTGGCAACGTATCACTGGCAGTTTTTGGCCGTTCCGCCGCCGGTCCCGGAACGGCTGATCGGTAACGATCCCGCCTTCTACATCACCCATCTGCTCGACCGCTGGGCGGGGCGTCCCAATGCGCTCGCGGCCGATGCCGTCGCGACCTATATCCAACAGTTCCACGACCCGGCAGTGGTCGCGGCGACCTGCGCCGACTACCGCGCCGGGGCGACCGTTGATCGCCGCCACGATTTGGCCGACCGGGAGGCCGGAAGACGGATCGCCTGCCCGGTGCTGGTGGTCTGGGGCCGCGGCTATCTGGGCGACAAGGCGGCGTCGCCGGCAGGGACCTGGCGCCGGTGGGCCGATCACGTTGAAGAGGTCGTCCTGGATTGCGGCCACTTCGTCGCCGAAGAGGCCCCCACGCAATGCGCCGAAGCGCTGAAGAAGTTTTTCGCATAG
- the xth gene encoding exodeoxyribonuclease III, producing MTRIATWNVNSIKARIVNVLDWLKEAAPDVVLLQETKVLDENFPLIEVEDLGYNVEAVGQKTYNGVAIFSKHPIEVAQRRLPGDDDDDQARYVEAFTAGLRVASIYLPNGNPVDSPKFTYKLSWMARLTDHVRGLLALEEPLVLGGDYNLCPTDADVYDPIRFADDALCRAESRHHYRALVNLGLTDSFRVLNPRQGIYSYWDYQSGRWNKDEGLRIDHLLLSAEAADRLLASGIDRTPRGKEKPSDHTPAWVELAEPGAA from the coding sequence ATGACCCGCATCGCGACCTGGAACGTCAATTCGATCAAGGCACGGATCGTCAACGTTCTCGATTGGCTCAAGGAAGCCGCACCCGACGTCGTTCTGCTGCAGGAGACAAAGGTCCTCGACGAAAATTTTCCGCTGATCGAGGTCGAGGATCTCGGCTACAACGTCGAAGCGGTGGGTCAAAAGACCTACAACGGCGTCGCGATTTTTTCCAAGCACCCAATAGAAGTCGCCCAGCGCCGGCTTCCCGGTGACGACGACGATGATCAGGCGCGCTATGTCGAGGCGTTTACCGCCGGCCTTCGCGTGGCATCGATCTATTTGCCCAACGGCAACCCGGTCGATTCGCCGAAATTTACCTATAAGCTCTCGTGGATGGCACGCCTGACCGATCACGTTCGTGGGCTGCTGGCCCTCGAAGAGCCGCTCGTTCTCGGCGGCGACTACAATCTGTGCCCGACCGATGCCGATGTCTACGATCCCATTCGCTTCGCCGACGACGCCTTATGCCGCGCCGAATCCCGGCACCATTACCGCGCCCTGGTCAATCTCGGACTCACCGACTCGTTCCGCGTTCTCAATCCTCGACAAGGCATATACAGCTATTGGGACTACCAAAGCGGGCGCTGGAATAAGGACGAAGGCCTACGGATCGATCATCTGTTGCTGTCGGCCGAAGCCGCGGACAGGCTGCTCGCCTCGGGCATTGACCGCACTCCGCGGGGCAAGGAAAAACCCTCGGATCACACGCCGGCGTGGGTTGAACTCGCGGAGCCCGGCGCGGCGTGA
- the erpA gene encoding iron-sulfur cluster insertion protein ErpA — translation MSLTETPTTGMSISPSAARRIAELRAAESNPTLMLRVSVSGGGCSGFQYGFAFDDTINEDDQVFERGDVRIVVDSVSLDFLNGSELDYVEELLGSYFAVQNPNASSSCGCGTSFSI, via the coding sequence ATGTCGCTCACCGAGACCCCAACAACCGGGATGTCGATCAGCCCCAGCGCGGCCCGCCGTATCGCGGAATTGCGCGCCGCCGAAAGCAATCCGACCCTTATGCTTCGGGTCTCGGTCTCGGGTGGCGGATGCTCCGGATTCCAATATGGGTTCGCGTTCGACGACACGATCAACGAGGACGACCAGGTCTTCGAGCGAGGCGACGTCCGAATCGTCGTCGATTCGGTTTCTCTGGATTTCCTCAATGGCTCGGAACTCGACTACGTCGAAGAACTGCTCGGGTCCTATTTCGCGGTCCAAAATCCCAACGCCAGCTCGTCTTGCGGCTGCGGCACCTCTTTCTCGATCTGA
- a CDS encoding acetyl-CoA hydrolase/transferase family protein, producing the protein MPKPVSAATAVSGIASGERVLIGSGAAEPRMLVEAMTARADQLRGVDIVHIMTLGPAPYTNPEYAESFKHTAFFVGTNTRQAVLDGRADAVPIFLGEIPALFHERLPLDWVLVQLSPPDRHGFCTVGVSADLVVSAIRNARHVVAELNPQMPRTLGQTAVHVSKLHAVVEVDHPLPELPPIDPNEVTTRIGANVASLIRDGDCLQIGIGGIPNAAVAQIADRRHLGIHTEMLTDGIVELFEAGAIDGSLKSLMPEKIVCSFAMGTKRLYEFVDDNPLLFFAGNEFTNDPFTIARNDNVVAVNSAIEVDLSGQVNSDSFGVEFYSGIGGQVDFMRGAARSRGGRPIIALPSTAKDKALSRIVPTLRPGAGVVTSRGDVHYVVTEHGVADLYAKGVHERTAALIEIAHPKFRDELEAKAHELRLLPRGAAG; encoded by the coding sequence TTGCCGAAACCGGTATCGGCCGCGACCGCCGTCAGCGGCATCGCCTCCGGCGAGCGTGTTCTTATCGGCAGCGGGGCAGCCGAACCGCGAATGCTGGTCGAGGCCATGACCGCCCGCGCCGATCAGCTTCGCGGCGTCGATATCGTTCACATCATGACACTCGGGCCTGCACCCTACACCAATCCGGAATACGCCGAGAGCTTCAAGCACACGGCCTTTTTCGTCGGTACGAATACGCGCCAAGCCGTGCTCGACGGTCGCGCCGATGCGGTTCCGATCTTTCTCGGCGAGATACCGGCGCTGTTTCACGAACGCCTGCCGCTCGACTGGGTGTTGGTTCAGCTCAGCCCGCCGGACCGCCACGGCTTCTGCACCGTGGGCGTCTCCGCCGACCTCGTGGTCTCCGCCATCCGCAACGCCCGCCACGTGGTCGCCGAGTTGAACCCCCAGATGCCTCGAACCCTTGGCCAAACGGCGGTTCATGTGAGCAAGCTTCACGCTGTCGTCGAGGTCGACCACCCGTTGCCCGAGTTGCCACCGATTGATCCCAACGAAGTCACGACGCGGATTGGCGCCAATGTGGCGAGCCTGATTCGCGACGGCGACTGCCTGCAGATCGGTATTGGCGGCATTCCCAACGCGGCGGTGGCTCAAATTGCCGACCGCCGGCATTTGGGCATTCACACCGAAATGCTGACCGATGGCATCGTCGAGCTGTTCGAGGCCGGCGCCATAGACGGCAGCCTCAAATCTTTGATGCCGGAAAAAATCGTTTGCAGCTTTGCCATGGGCACCAAGCGGCTCTACGAATTCGTCGACGATAATCCGTTGTTATTCTTTGCCGGCAACGAATTCACCAACGATCCTTTCACAATCGCGCGGAACGACAATGTCGTGGCGGTCAACAGCGCGATCGAAGTCGACCTCAGCGGGCAGGTGAACAGCGATTCCTTCGGTGTCGAATTCTATTCCGGAATCGGCGGCCAGGTCGACTTCATGCGCGGCGCCGCGCGCAGCCGCGGCGGCCGACCGATCATTGCGCTGCCGAGCACGGCAAAAGATAAAGCGCTCAGCCGTATCGTGCCGACCCTGAGACCGGGCGCTGGCGTCGTAACCAGTCGCGGCGACGTCCATTATGTGGTGACAGAACACGGCGTCGCCGATCTCTATGCCAAGGGGGTTCACGAGCGCACGGCCGCGTTGATCGAGATCGCTCATCCCAAATTTCGCGACGAACTCGAAGCCAAGGCCCATGAGCTTCGACTCCTGCCACGGGGAGCCGCCGGGTGA
- a CDS encoding GFA family protein translates to MAGELPAVGKFRFHCQTGPAYTRALIENETLGGCQCGAVRYRIGETAVSASNCHCSMCQRSVGAVYVSWMTFPEKSFEITKGKIKKFKSSAKAERGFCGACGCSITFRHDDDEGLIDVTTATADDPAIWPPTHHIWTSTRRPWVTADDGLPSYEGRKPRE, encoded by the coding sequence ATGGCGGGCGAATTGCCTGCGGTCGGTAAATTCCGATTCCATTGCCAGACCGGTCCCGCTTACACTCGGGCCTTGATTGAAAATGAAACCCTCGGCGGATGTCAGTGCGGTGCGGTTCGGTATCGCATCGGCGAAACGGCGGTCAGCGCGTCCAATTGCCATTGCTCCATGTGCCAACGCAGTGTCGGTGCGGTGTATGTGAGTTGGATGACTTTTCCTGAAAAATCATTTGAAATAACAAAGGGTAAGATCAAAAAATTCAAGTCATCTGCGAAAGCCGAGCGCGGCTTCTGCGGGGCTTGCGGATGCTCGATCACGTTTCGGCACGACGACGACGAAGGTCTGATCGATGTGACCACCGCGACCGCCGACGATCCGGCCATCTGGCCGCCAACCCACCATATCTGGACCAGCACGCGCCGGCCTTGGGTTACGGCCGATGACGGGTTGCCCTCCTATGAAGGCCGCAAGCCGAGGGAATAG
- a CDS encoding GNAT family N-acetyltransferase: MTDDGGATPEVETIRIALGRDHRMIAVASTALGDGMKILGLADEKADGLKTLIESFCQGISADDRMFDEQPRCELALLSRPGSLVVRIDDEGMPWNHAADITDPESPLFESFHGGVVDEVHILDRGRQGNRAEFIVRHRGHGADTRASLDPSDHEARRTAPLVPADAPIRIRPMKPDDAAGVARCVYLSYGYTYDADWVYQPDAIKHMLETGLLHSCVAVSAEDEIVGHLALLKPAPDAGVVESGQAVVDPRYRGHHLLASMKRTLADWAADNGIFGLYSEATAAHPISQKANIDIGAHETGLLLGYIPATVSYRQIENAAENRRRSVVMYYLKTNDAPPRPIYSPDRHRDMIARLFAAGALHGQLARSPGPIESGGITRFDVQVRRDHNQAVISINTYGSDFADTVRRRLHELCLHRLDCIYLDLPLADPATETFGEVADNLGFLFGGIFPNQRRDGDVLRFQYLNNVDVSFDEVSVVSDLGRALLDYVSKA, translated from the coding sequence GTGACCGACGACGGCGGGGCCACACCCGAGGTCGAAACCATCCGCATCGCCCTGGGACGCGACCATCGGATGATCGCCGTGGCGAGCACCGCGTTGGGCGACGGCATGAAGATACTGGGCCTGGCGGACGAAAAGGCCGATGGACTCAAGACCCTGATCGAATCTTTCTGCCAAGGCATATCGGCCGATGATCGAATGTTCGATGAGCAACCGCGCTGCGAACTCGCGCTTCTCTCCCGGCCGGGATCGCTCGTCGTTCGCATTGACGATGAAGGCATGCCGTGGAACCACGCCGCCGATATTACCGATCCCGAATCGCCGTTGTTCGAGTCATTCCACGGCGGAGTGGTTGATGAGGTTCATATTCTAGACCGTGGCCGGCAAGGTAATCGGGCGGAGTTCATCGTGCGGCATCGCGGACACGGCGCCGATACCCGGGCTTCATTGGATCCGAGCGATCATGAGGCGCGCCGCACCGCGCCCCTTGTGCCCGCCGACGCGCCAATCCGGATCCGCCCCATGAAACCCGACGACGCGGCGGGCGTGGCGCGCTGCGTCTACCTATCCTACGGCTACACTTACGATGCCGACTGGGTCTACCAGCCGGACGCCATCAAGCACATGCTCGAGACCGGCTTGCTCCATTCCTGCGTTGCGGTATCGGCCGAGGATGAAATCGTCGGTCACTTGGCCCTGCTCAAACCCGCGCCCGATGCCGGCGTGGTCGAATCGGGCCAGGCGGTGGTCGACCCCCGCTATCGCGGTCACCATCTGCTCGCCTCGATGAAACGAACTCTCGCCGATTGGGCCGCCGACAATGGGATATTCGGGCTGTATAGCGAGGCCACGGCGGCGCATCCAATCAGTCAAAAGGCGAATATCGACATCGGCGCCCATGAGACCGGATTGTTGTTAGGCTATATCCCGGCAACGGTTTCCTACCGTCAGATCGAAAATGCGGCCGAAAACCGACGGCGCTCGGTCGTGATGTACTATCTCAAGACAAACGACGCCCCGCCAAGGCCGATCTATTCGCCGGACCGGCATCGCGACATGATCGCACGCCTCTTTGCCGCGGGCGCGCTCCATGGCCAGCTTGCTCGGTCACCGGGACCGATCGAGTCGGGAGGCATCACGCGGTTCGACGTTCAAGTCCGGCGGGATCACAATCAGGCGGTCATTTCGATCAACACCTATGGCTCGGACTTCGCCGATACGGTTCGGCGCCGCCTTCACGAACTGTGCCTGCATCGGCTCGATTGCATATATCTCGATCTACCCCTCGCCGATCCAGCCACCGAGACCTTCGGCGAGGTGGCCGACAATCTGGGATTCCTGTTTGGCGGGATCTTCCCAAACCAGCGGCGTGACGGAGACGTCCTTCGATTTCAGTACCTCAACAACGTCGATGTCTCATTCGACGAGGTCTCGGTCGTCTCGGATCTCGGTCGCGCCCTCCTCGACTACGTCTCGAAAGCCTGA
- a CDS encoding amino acid ABC transporter permease, whose amino-acid sequence MSFDVSVLTDNWYLLAEGLGTTVLICALALPLGFIAGVVLALMRLSGIRPLPTIVIGYVEIVRNVPFLIQIYLLFFGLPFLGIRIDALLLAVIALAVYASAYFAEIVRGAVLSVPDGQHDAATALGLPFLLIYRKVILPQTLGYLIPASTNLAITLIKESAVLSVITVAELTYMSQFIIGRTFAPVEVFTAIALIYWALTATVAAILRHFEIRVERVGPLSMPSGLGR is encoded by the coding sequence ATGAGCTTCGATGTCTCGGTCCTGACCGACAATTGGTACCTGCTGGCGGAGGGCTTGGGGACGACCGTGCTGATATGCGCGTTGGCATTGCCGCTCGGCTTCATAGCCGGCGTCGTGCTTGCACTAATGCGCCTTAGCGGAATCCGGCCGCTTCCGACGATCGTCATCGGTTATGTCGAGATTGTCCGCAATGTGCCGTTCCTGATTCAGATCTATCTTCTCTTCTTCGGCCTGCCCTTTCTCGGCATACGCATCGACGCCCTGCTACTGGCAGTGATCGCTCTCGCGGTTTATGCCAGCGCCTATTTCGCCGAGATCGTGCGCGGTGCGGTATTGTCGGTTCCCGACGGTCAGCACGACGCGGCGACGGCACTCGGCCTGCCGTTCTTGTTGATCTACCGCAAAGTCATCCTGCCGCAGACCCTGGGTTACCTGATCCCGGCTTCGACCAATCTGGCGATCACACTGATCAAGGAATCCGCCGTGCTGTCCGTGATCACCGTCGCCGAATTGACCTATATGTCGCAGTTCATCATCGGCCGGACATTTGCGCCGGTCGAGGTGTTCACCGCGATCGCGCTGATCTATTGGGCGCTGACGGCGACCGTCGCCGCAATCCTCCGCCATTTCGAGATACGCGTGGAGCGTGTCGGCCCGCTGTCGATGCCGAGCGGCCTCGGCCGCTGA
- a CDS encoding transporter substrate-binding domain-containing protein has protein sequence MKNKVVQTALGTVVAAMVASSVAQADGLLEEIKDRGKIVVGTEAAFEPFEFVQDGEIVGYNKDILVYIVNDLGVELEQLDLPFQGILPGVLAGKFDLVATSVAINEERAKKYAYTRPIGDFANAIVARADDGSINSPDDLNGKIVATQLASSVQPVLEAHDQELEDKGGSGYAELKLYQAFPDTHVALASGQVDAISIATPNAAVLMSKVPNTYKVVGTVGQAAHLAWVTRPDDLDLRDYINAKIDELNDAGKLEEWQIKWFGFTMETPKDGYLPPNAF, from the coding sequence ATGAAAAACAAAGTCGTACAAACGGCCCTTGGAACGGTGGTTGCGGCGATGGTCGCAAGTTCGGTCGCCCAGGCCGACGGCCTGCTGGAGGAGATCAAGGATCGCGGCAAGATTGTCGTCGGCACCGAGGCCGCCTTCGAGCCCTTCGAGTTCGTCCAAGACGGCGAGATCGTCGGCTACAACAAGGACATACTCGTTTACATCGTTAACGATCTCGGCGTCGAGCTCGAGCAACTGGATCTGCCCTTCCAGGGCATCCTGCCAGGGGTTCTGGCCGGCAAGTTCGACCTCGTCGCGACCTCTGTGGCGATCAACGAGGAGCGTGCCAAGAAATATGCCTACACGCGTCCGATCGGAGATTTTGCCAACGCCATCGTCGCCCGCGCCGATGACGGCAGCATCAACAGCCCGGATGACCTCAATGGTAAGATCGTCGCCACTCAACTGGCCTCGTCCGTGCAACCGGTGCTCGAAGCCCACGACCAGGAGCTGGAGGACAAGGGTGGCAGCGGCTATGCCGAACTCAAGCTCTATCAGGCCTTTCCGGACACGCACGTGGCGCTGGCCAGCGGCCAGGTCGATGCGATCTCGATTGCAACGCCGAATGCCGCCGTGCTGATGAGCAAGGTTCCCAACACCTACAAGGTCGTCGGCACTGTCGGTCAGGCTGCGCACCTGGCGTGGGTCACGCGGCCCGACGACCTCGATCTTCGCGATTACATCAACGCCAAGATCGATGAGCTCAATGACGCCGGCAAGCTCGAGGAATGGCAGATAAAGTGGTTCGGTTTCACGATGGAAACGCCGAAGGACGGTTATCTACCGCCAAACGCATTCTGA
- a CDS encoding amino acid ABC transporter permease, giving the protein MFDLGVTLDKLPLFLHGAWITFVVSLLGALLGIVVGVVLLLLRRQPLAPLRWFAAVYVSFVRGTPLLVQIFLVYYALPGLTGIDLPAFTAGVLALSLNSGAFVTEIVRGSLTAVPDGQFEAARALGLPRTVIWGRVIMPQVFRLSLPPLMNEFTMLVKASPLLSVITVVELTRTAQTVMNVTYRPIEAFATAAVIYFVMLFVISSLSRVVERRMAVQRA; this is encoded by the coding sequence ATGTTCGACCTCGGCGTCACGCTCGACAAGCTGCCGCTGTTCCTGCACGGCGCCTGGATCACCTTTGTCGTATCCTTGTTGGGTGCGTTGCTCGGCATCGTCGTCGGGGTCGTGCTGCTGCTGTTGCGGCGGCAGCCGCTCGCACCGTTGCGATGGTTTGCCGCCGTCTATGTCAGCTTCGTGCGCGGTACGCCGTTGCTGGTGCAGATTTTTCTCGTCTATTACGCATTGCCGGGGTTGACCGGTATCGACCTGCCCGCCTTCACCGCGGGCGTTCTGGCGCTCAGCCTCAACAGCGGCGCCTTCGTTACCGAGATCGTCCGTGGCAGCCTGACGGCGGTGCCGGACGGCCAGTTCGAGGCCGCCCGCGCACTGGGTTTGCCTCGCACTGTCATTTGGGGGCGGGTCATCATGCCGCAGGTCTTTCGCCTGTCGCTGCCGCCGCTGATGAACGAATTCACCATGCTGGTGAAGGCCTCGCCGTTGCTCTCGGTGATTACCGTCGTCGAGCTGACGCGGACGGCGCAGACCGTGATGAATGTCACCTATCGGCCGATCGAGGCCTTCGCGACCGCGGCGGTCATCTATTTTGTGATGTTGTTCGTCATAAGCTCGCTGTCGCGGGTCGTCGAGCGGCGCATGGCGGTGCAACGGGCATGA